The Bacteroidia bacterium genome includes a region encoding these proteins:
- a CDS encoding aldose 1-epimerase family protein, which translates to MIDRIENEFLQISVLQKGVELSGIKSKKTGIEYMWQANPDIWGSHAPVLFPIIGALKEDKYSFEGKTYTGLPKHGFIRRNEKMKLVEQEGERLRYELNYTEDSLKIYPFKFGFSIEYRLEGNKIHVDHEVINQGQSEMLFSLGGHPAFNCPWKEGAEYEDYFLEFEEEENDHTWVLSDRGLIDKPGAQLLDKTNKLPLHKHLFDKDALIFKKLKSRSVHLKSSKHPEVLSMHFPNFPYLGIWAKPQAPYVCIEPWMGIADSEASSGKLEEKEGILKLAAQASFGASYIIEITE; encoded by the coding sequence ATGATTGATCGTATCGAAAATGAATTCTTGCAAATATCCGTTCTCCAAAAAGGAGTTGAACTTTCCGGAATCAAATCAAAAAAGACGGGTATAGAATATATGTGGCAGGCCAATCCGGATATTTGGGGCAGTCATGCACCTGTACTTTTTCCGATAATTGGTGCTTTAAAAGAGGATAAGTATTCTTTTGAGGGAAAGACCTATACCGGCCTTCCCAAGCATGGATTTATCAGGAGAAATGAGAAAATGAAGCTGGTTGAACAGGAAGGGGAGAGGCTTCGCTATGAACTCAACTACACAGAAGACTCGCTTAAGATTTATCCCTTTAAATTTGGGTTCTCAATAGAATACCGACTGGAAGGCAATAAGATTCATGTGGACCATGAAGTCATCAATCAAGGCCAATCTGAGATGCTTTTTTCACTGGGAGGACATCCGGCCTTTAATTGTCCCTGGAAAGAAGGAGCGGAATATGAAGATTACTTTCTTGAGTTTGAGGAGGAGGAAAATGACCATACCTGGGTCTTGAGCGATCGGGGCCTGATTGATAAACCCGGAGCTCAATTGCTGGATAAGACAAATAAACTGCCTTTACATAAACATCTCTTTGACAAGGATGCCTTGATTTTTAAGAAACTAAAGTCCAGAAGTGTGCATCTGAAAAGCTCAAAACATCCAGAGGTATTGTCTATGCACTTTCCCAATTTTCCTTATCTGGGAATATGGGCCAAACCTCAGGCTCCTTACGTTTGCATAGAACCCTGGATGGGAATTGCAGATAGTGAAGCTAGTAGTGGAAAGCTGGAAGAAAAGGAAGGGATATTGAAATTGGCAGCTCAGGCCAGTTTCGGAGCCAGCTATATCATCGAAATCACAGAATAG